One genomic segment of Brassica napus cultivar Da-Ae chromosome A3, Da-Ae, whole genome shotgun sequence includes these proteins:
- the LOC106438667 gene encoding aspartic proteinase CDR1-like — MSLAIRLMGMTLSIQIITSFLFAAPVSSSPPSGFTIDLFKRRLNSSSSRIYNTQLGSPYADTLFDTSVYLMKLQIGTPPVEIEAILDTGSEVIWTDCLPCHNCFKQSGPAFNPLDSSTYEEKICDGSPCQYEIDYTDQSYTRGTYATETVTIQSTSGYSYVMPKTTIGCSHNASVTFQTSASGIVGLNWGPWSLVSQMGDDMLGLMSYCFSGEGTSKLNFGGNAIVSGDGTISANMFKKEEDPNQYYLNLDAISVGKTRIETLGTPFHASNGNMIIDSGTTYTFLRKTYYNKVRKAVENIVKADQEDSGDNWLCYKTNNMDIFPVITMHFQGGADLVLDKYNTYMISGETICLMILCDSRTPVFGNRAQNNFWVGYDPSSLLVSFKPTKCSALWS; from the coding sequence ATGTCTCTTGCAATTAGACTGATGGGCATGACACTCTCTATTCAAATCATTACATCTTTTCTCTTTGCTGCCCCTGTCTCATCATCACCTCCCAGTGGTTTCACCATCGACTTATTCAAGCGTCGCCTCAATTCATCTTCTTCTCGAATCTATAATACTCAGCTCGGATCTCCTTACGCGGATACTCTCTTTGATACCTCCGTGTATCTTATGAAATTACAAATAGGTACTCCTCCTGTTGAGATCGAAGCTATCTTAGACACAGGAAGCGAGGTCATCTGGACAGATTGTTTGCCTTGTCATAACTGCTTTAAACAAAGCGGTCCAGCATTCAACCCTTTAGATTCCTCGACCTACGAAGAGAAAATATGCGATGGCAGTCCTTGTCAGTATGAGATAGACTACACAGACCAAAGCTATACAAGAGGAACCTATGCAACCGAGACTGTCACGATCCAATCAACTTCAGGCTATTCCTATGTAATGCCTAAAACCACTATTGGATGTTCCCACAACGCCTCAGTCACGTTTCAAACAAGCGCTTCGGGCATTGTTGGTCTAAACTGGGGACCTTGGTCACTCGTCTCTCAGATGGGGGATGACATGCTAGGTCTCATGTCTTACTGCTTTTCCGGTGAGGGAACTAGTAAGCTCAACTTTGGAGGTAATGCTATTGTGTCAGGAGATGGGACTATATCAGCCAATATGTTTAAGAAGGAGGAGGATCCCAATCAGTATTACCTAAACCTAGATGCGATCAGCGTTGGGAAGACTCGCATTGAGACACTGGGGACACCGTTTCACGCCTCAAACGGGAACATGATCATTGACTCTGGAACAACTTACACCTTCTTGCGCAAGACCTACTACAACAAAGTGAGGAAGGCAGTGGAAAACATTGTGAAGGCGGATCAAGAAGATTCTGGAGACAACTGGCTTTGCTACAAAACGAACAACATGGATATTTTTCCAGTGATCACAATGCATTTCCAAGGTGGTGCGGATCTTGTTTTGGATAAATACAATACGTATATGATCAGTGGAGAAACCATTTGTCTGATGATTTTATGTGATAGCCGGACACCAGTTTTTGGTAACAGAGCACAAAACAATTTTTGGGTTGGTTATGATCCGTCTTCACTATTGGTTTCTTTTAAACCCACCAAGTGTTCTGCATTGTGGAGTTAG
- the LOC106438666 gene encoding uncharacterized protein LOC106438666 isoform X2, which yields MASESRSTPISASSPASSSSPSGKRTRDPEDDEVYLDNLRSQKRYLSEIMACSLNGLTVGDSVSVNMLDSPSRSETFLSPNNHRDDLPLQYSPMSEDSDEARFCEDPITSTSSSQPESRPTSPVSPYRYQRPLTSTTSHHLSNSHSCPASMSTSATPQSRQRGSDTEGRFPSSPSDICHSSDLRRTALLRSVQMRTQPCGIASSSGTSNVDGGEERMCFKSMEEDNRGEDVSYTQVSGKSKSCKALDMRLCER from the exons ATGGCGTCGGAATCGCGATCGACGCCGATATCAGCATCATCGCCGGCGTCGTCTTCTTCGCCAAGCGGGAAACGAACAAGAGATCCGGAAGACGATGAGGTCTATCTCGATAACCTCCGCTCCCAAAAACGTTATCTCAGCGAG ATAATGGCTTGCAGTTTAAACGGACTAACCGTCGGAGACTCAGTCTCCGTCAACATGTTAGACTCTCCTTCTCGCTCTGAGACCTTTCTTTCTCCCAACAAC CACAGGGATGACTTGCCGTTACAATACTCTCCCATGTCTGAAGACTCGGATGAAGCCAGGTTCTGCGAGGACCCAATAACAAGCACTAGCTCATCCCAACCCGAGAGCCGCCCTACTAGTCCTGTTTCGCCTTACCGATACCAAAGACCTCTTACTTCAACAACCTCACACCATTTGTCAAATTCACATTCATGCCCTGCCTCCATGAGTACTAGTGCAACTCCACAGTCTCGCCAAAGAGGATCTGACACGGAAGGAAGGTTTCCCTCATCGCCTAGCGACATCTGCCATTCGAGTGACTTGAGAAGGACCGCTCTACTAAGGTCTGTTCAAATGAGAACACAGCCTTGTGGTATTGCTTCAAGTTCTGGGACAAGCAATGTTGACGGTGGTGAAGAGAGGATGTGCTTTAAGTCTATGGAAGAAGATAATAGAGGGGAAGATGTCTCTTATACTCAAGTCTCTGGTAAGAGCAAGTCTTGTAAAGCGTTGGACATGAGACTATGTGAACGATGA
- the LOC106438666 gene encoding uncharacterized protein LOC106438666 isoform X1, which translates to MASESRSTPISASSPASSSSPSGKRTRDPEDDEVYLDNLRSQKRYLSEIMACSLNGLTVGDSVSVNMLDSPSRSETFLSPNNNHRDDLPLQYSPMSEDSDEARFCEDPITSTSSSQPESRPTSPVSPYRYQRPLTSTTSHHLSNSHSCPASMSTSATPQSRQRGSDTEGRFPSSPSDICHSSDLRRTALLRSVQMRTQPCGIASSSGTSNVDGGEERMCFKSMEEDNRGEDVSYTQVSGKSKSCKALDMRLCER; encoded by the exons ATGGCGTCGGAATCGCGATCGACGCCGATATCAGCATCATCGCCGGCGTCGTCTTCTTCGCCAAGCGGGAAACGAACAAGAGATCCGGAAGACGATGAGGTCTATCTCGATAACCTCCGCTCCCAAAAACGTTATCTCAGCGAG ATAATGGCTTGCAGTTTAAACGGACTAACCGTCGGAGACTCAGTCTCCGTCAACATGTTAGACTCTCCTTCTCGCTCTGAGACCTTTCTTTCTCCCAACAACAACCACAG GGATGACTTGCCGTTACAATACTCTCCCATGTCTGAAGACTCGGATGAAGCCAGGTTCTGCGAGGACCCAATAACAAGCACTAGCTCATCCCAACCCGAGAGCCGCCCTACTAGTCCTGTTTCGCCTTACCGATACCAAAGACCTCTTACTTCAACAACCTCACACCATTTGTCAAATTCACATTCATGCCCTGCCTCCATGAGTACTAGTGCAACTCCACAGTCTCGCCAAAGAGGATCTGACACGGAAGGAAGGTTTCCCTCATCGCCTAGCGACATCTGCCATTCGAGTGACTTGAGAAGGACCGCTCTACTAAGGTCTGTTCAAATGAGAACACAGCCTTGTGGTATTGCTTCAAGTTCTGGGACAAGCAATGTTGACGGTGGTGAAGAGAGGATGTGCTTTAAGTCTATGGAAGAAGATAATAGAGGGGAAGATGTCTCTTATACTCAAGTCTCTGGTAAGAGCAAGTCTTGTAAAGCGTTGGACATGAGACTATGTGAACGATGA
- the LOC106454732 gene encoding putative transmembrane protein At3g54730, with amino-acid sequence MGLMLLFRGSESLLLLPPPPEPPPFVFPLDLLAGVSAPDPPDPPDASVTLVTLDLSSFPCHCFTLAAARSPLHCTTTSDSVCLLIVSLGVNLVKPLLLPTDGYRFQIYNFIWGKIRFFFLFLGRTWKGMTLVIRLDVSIWDGTYLRFGFLVLRIRNHSRTLPQYEDLMLLGSHCLTQYEAVRHLFCLPLPQYEVHLPQYEVHLPRHEVVVRNIFLGSLQYICVLVVFSDVSGLQLKKISDGFKKANLGFVVSDLFVWPWWFLQLYTSLWLWSSSQFQGSSRWCLITSVAKFLAALYAFVAAACSGNSSLNVFSNSRGFISLSSIHGVSLLSCLCVMFAFIYVCVIRFAFAAVYLANVAVLLFLLNNSSIDGV; translated from the coding sequence ATGGGTTTGATGCTGCTCTTTCGGGGTTCAGAGTCACTGTTGCTCCTTCCCCCACCTCCTGAGCCACCGCCGTTTGTTTTTCCTCTAGATCTACTCGCTGGGGTCTCTGCTCCCGACCCTCCTGATCCTCCCGACGCTTCTGTCACTCTCGTCACACTGGATCTGTCCTCTTTCCCCTGCCATTGTTTCACCTTAGCAGCTGCGAGGTCCCCTCTTCATTGTACAACAACATCCGACTCAGTCTGTTTGCTGATTGTTTCTCTTGGAGTGAACCTTGTCAAGCCTCTGCTTCTCCCTACCGATGGTTACAGGTTTCAGATCTATAATTTCATATGGGGAAAAATTCGTTTTTTCTTCCTGTTCTTAGGCAGAACTTGGAAAGGTATGACCCTTGTGATCCGTCTAGATGTTTCTATTTGGGATGGAACATACCTTAGATTTGGATTCCTTGTCCTCCGTATAAGAAACCATTCACGAACATTACCTCAGTATGAGGACCTTATGCTTCTTGGTAGTCATTGTTTAACTCAGTACGAAGCTGTTAGGCATTTGTTTTGCCTTCCTTTACCTCAGTATGAGGTTCACTTACCTCAGTATGAGGTTCACTTACCTCGGCATGAGGTTGTTGTTCGAAATATCTTTTTGGGCTCATTACAATATATTTGTGTGTTGGTAGTCTTCTCTGATGTTTCAGGTCTACAACTCAAAAAGATAAGCGATGGATTTAAAAAAGCCAACCTTGGCTTCGTAGTTTCAGACTTGTTTGTCTGGCCGTGGTGGTTCTTGCAACTCTACACCTCATTATGGTTGTGGAGTTCCTCACAATTTCAAGGCTCATCAAGATGGTGCTTGATCACCTCTGTAGCCAAGTTTCTTGCTGCTCTCTATGCATTTGTTGCTGCAGCATGTTCGGGTAACAGTTCACTGAACGTGTTCTCCAATTCCCGTGGCTTCATCTCACTCAGTAGCATTCATGGTGTTTCACTTTTAAGTTGCTTGTGTGTTATGTTTGCTTTTATCTATGTTTGTGTTATCCGTTTTGCTTTTGCAGCGGTTTATTTAGCTAATGTGGCTGTGTTATTGTTTCTGTTGAACAATTCCTCCATTGATGGAGTCtaa
- the LOC106438665 gene encoding BRCT domain-containing protein At4g02110-like has product MESGLPCMTFSGVRFALVGFNPTDANTVRSKLMSGGGVDAGQYSQEYTHLIVDKLVYDDPVCVAARSSGKVVVTGSWVHHSFDAGMLIDANSVLYRPLRDLDGIPGAKSLIVCLTGYQRQDREDIMTMVDLMGGQFSKPLVANRVTHLICYKFEGEKYELAKRMKRIKLVNHRWLEDCLKNWKLLPEVDYQISGHELEMMEASARDSEDEAEDASAKRANTSPLGLRVSAVSAVEMSKSRGKDIPVVQTKLDEHGGSSRCNTSKEDWLTPKKMEATVSTDPITAQQSAGTFQNTSTYASPVPVNKASERGMGKMETDDSTPINVSIRRHSSLATYSRKTLQRSSETSTLGNESSCQNGTLRMDDRALKASTAFNISASKSSSSVERKTLFEDLDKTDTLHGEESTPLLPQVKLTDGSVSSKGSPPAMSTAENIISKCAPDEIPERSSIEPMVGNMLLQEPRSGSPKQNLKVVPNINDNTEGEEVAHKLDVSDSATRLCSSSVVLKEADTWTAEILKGGLDERSVTEPVMMRSSTSPVETEPPKKKTAPRKSLGTRGRKKNPISQKGSIYLSEPTPKDEHSDGLIKGNVSELATDDSNQKEIPSPVLNAEAVPEMAKGSVSETEALDRIDSDKQQAKSPEEAGAEVEIKMLESEVTEVPTKDPSDGALQLEISKSKNKRMSESTVGKNSLQSGKKGSSSRAEVADSGFKKTKKSRKEANDTVMEDIRDISANEMENVALENESGKVSSGGDQSPAAGDTSVRTDAETKDPSDAAVQSGVEKDNGKRRKEATVGKTRLQSGKKRSSSAVESDKANVKKTKKSKTDDETEANDTVMNDTVINSAEVKEDAAVDKKPEDVSSDRTQSPVARKPLTRKETAAKDLSNAAMQLEVPKNKRKIRKEPAVERSSLQSGEKESSSTVEVGSSSVKKSKKSKKERGAKASDTVMKDIEDNSAEEKESTEVDNKSGPGIDKRPKKKAAKTAKTVAKTAKESKQLSSSKKALQEQRQEPKHFIVSGPKVQRKEYQKILRLLNGKCCRDSHQWSYQATHFIAPEIRRTEKFFAAAASGSWILKTDYVADSKEAGKLLPEEPYEWHGTGLSADGSISLESPRKWRLVKEQTGHGALHGLRVVVYGDCAVPSLDTLKRAVKAGDGTILATAPPYTRFLNQNTDFALISPGMPRDNVWVQEFIRHEIPCVVADYIVEYVCKPGYALDKHVLYNTNAWAERSFNKLQLSAED; this is encoded by the exons ATGGAGTCGGGTCTTCCTTGCATGACGTTCTCGGGTGTTCGATTCGCCCTCGTCGGATTCAATCCCACCGATGCGAACACG GTACGATCGAAGCTTATGAGTGGCGGTGGTGTTGATGCTGGCCAATACAGTCAAGAGTACACTCACCTCATTGTAGACAAGCTTGTTTAT GATGATCCGGTTTGTGTCGCTGCTCGAAGCAGTGGGAAAGTGGTTGTCACTGGTTCGTGGGTTCATCACAGTTTCGACGCTGGAATGCTTATTGATGCCAATTCG GTTCTGTATAGGCCTCTTAGAGATTTGGATGGGATTCCAGGTGCCAAAAGCCTAATTGTGTGCTTGACTGGGTACCAACGTCAAGATAGAGAAGACATTATG ACAATGGTTGATTTGATGGGTGGGCAGTTCTCGAAGCCGCTTGTTGCTAACCGAGTCACCCATCTTATATGCTACAAGTTTGAGG GAGAAAAGTATGAGCTAGCTAAGCGAATGAAGAGGATTAAGTTAGTGAACCACCGGTGGTTAGAGGACTG CTTAAAGAATTGGAAGCTCCTTCCTGAGGTTGACTACCAGATAAG TGGCCATGAGCTGGAGATGATGGAGGCTTCAGCTCGGGATTCTGAGGACGAAGCAGAAGATGCCTCTGCGAAGCGTGCGAACACCAGTCCTCTTGGTCTTAGGGTCAGTGCTGTGTCTGCAGTTGAAATGTCGAAGTCGAGAGGAAAAGATATCCCGGTTGTTCAAACAAAATTAGACGAACATGGTGGTTCATCACGATGCAATACGTCGAAAGAGGATTGGTTAACTCCGAAGAAGATGGAAGCCACGGTCTCTACTGATCCAATTACTGCTCAGCAGAGCGCAGGCACATTTCAGAATACTTCTACTTATGCGTCCCCTGTTCCAGTCAACAAGGCTTCTGAGAGAGGGATGGGCAAAATGGAGACTGATGACTCAACACCTATTAACGTGAGTATCAGAAGGCATTCTTCTCTAGCCACTTATTCAAGGAAAACGCTTCAGAGATCATCAGAAACAAGTACCTTGGGAAACGAGTCAAGTTGCCAAAACGGTACCTTAAGAATGGATGACAGGGCCCTAAAAGCTTCGACTGCCTTTAACATCTCTGCATCAAAGTCAAGTTCTTCCGTGGAAAGAAAAACACTCTTTGAGGATCTTGATAAGACTGATACGTTGCATGGCGAGGAGTCCACTCCGTTGTTGCCTCAGGTGAAACTTACAGATGGTTCTGTCAGTAGCAAAGGTTCACCACCTGCTATGTCAACTGCGGAGAATATTATTTCCAAGTGCGCACCGGATGAGATACCGGAGAGATCATCGATTGAGCCAATGGTGGGGAATATGTTGTTGCAGGAACCAAGATCAGGTTCACCAAAACAAAACCTTAAGGTTGTGCCAAACATCAATGACAACACTGAAGGTGAggaagttgcacacaagttggATGTGAGTGATTCAGCAACTAGGCTATGCAGTTCAAGTGTTGTGTTAAAGGAAGCTGATACTTGGACTGCAGAGATTTTAAAGGGTGGATTAGATGAAAGATCCGTAACGGAGCCTGTGATGATGAGATCTAGCACCTCTCCTGTAGAAACAGAGCCGCCTAAGAAGAAAACAGCTCCAAGAAAGAGTCTAGGCACCAGAGGCAGGAAAAAGAACCCCATTAGCCAAAAGGGGTCTATTTACTTGAGCGAACCTACCCCAAAGGACGAGCACAGTGATGGTCTAATCAAAGGAAACGTTTCGGAGCTGGCGACAGATGATAGCAATCAGAAAGAGATACCAAGTCCTGTCCTAAATGCTGAGGCTGTGCCAGAAATGGCGAAAGGTAGTGTCTCAGAGACTGAAGCCCTTGATAGAATTGACTCTGATAAGCAGCAGGCTAAGAGCCCGGAGGAAGCTGGTGCAGAGGTGGAAATTAAAATGCTAGAATCAGAGGTTACAGAGGTTCCAACTAAAGATCCAAGTGATGGTGCATTACAGTTAGAGATCAGTAAGAGTAAAAATAAACGCATGAGTGAGTCTACTGTAGGTAAAAATAGCCTTCAAAGCGGGAAGAAAGGAAGTTCGTCTAGAGCTGAAGTAGCAGATTCTGGTTTCAAGAAGACAAAAAAATCTAGAAAAGAAGCAAACGATACTGTGATGGAAGATATAAGGGATATATCAGCGAACGAGATGGAGAACGTTGCACTGGAAAATGAATCTGGGAAGGTCAGTTCTGGTGGAGATCAAAGCCCAGCTGCTGGAGACACATCAGTAAGAACTGACGCTGAAACTAAGGATCCAAGCGATGCTGCAGTGCAATCAGGGGTTGAGAAGGATAATGGTAAACGCAGGAAGGAGGCCACTGTTGGAAAAACCAGGCTTCAAAGTGGGAAGAAAAGAAGTTCTTCTGCAGTCGAATCTGATAAGGCCAAtgtcaaaaagacaaaaaaatctaaaacagaCGATGAGACTGAAGCAAACGATACTGTGATGAATGATACAGTGATCAACTCTGCAGAAGTGAAAGAGGATGCAGCAGTGGATAAGAAACCTGAGGATGTCAGTTCTGATAGAACCCAAAGCCCTGTTGCGAGGAAACCATTAACAAGAAAGGAGACAGCAGCGAAGGATCTAAGTAATGCTGCAATGCAACTGGAGGTTCCTAAGAATAAGCGTAAAATCAGAAAGGAGCCTGCTGTAGAAAGAAGTAGCCTTCAAagtggagagaaagaaagttcTTCTACAGTTGAAGTAGGATCATCAAGTGTCAAGAAgtctaaaaaatctaaaaaggaACGTGGCGCTAAAGCATCCGACACTGTGATGAAAGACATAGAGGACAACTCTGCCGAAGAGAAGGAGAGCACTGAAGTGGATAACAAATCTGGACCTGGTATAGACAAACGCCCAAAAAAGAAAGCTGCAAAGACTGCTAAAACGGTTGCAAAGACTGCTAAAGAGTCTAAGCAGCTTAGTTCTAGTAAAAAAGCTTTACAGGAGCAAAGACAGGAGCCCAAGCATTTTATAGTCAGTGGTCCTAAGGTCCAGAGAAAGGAGTATCAGAAGATCCTTAGGCTTTTAAATGGCAAATGTTGCAGGGATTCTCATCAGTGGTCTTATCAAGCAACACACTTCATTGCTCCTGAAATCCGTAGGACTGAAAAGTTCTTCGCTGCTGCTGCTTCTGGAAG TTGGATTCTGAAGACTGATTATGTGGCTGATTCAAAGGAAGCTGGGAAGCTACTACCAGAGGAGCCTTATGAATGGCACGGTACTGGTCTTAGCGCTGACGGTTCAATAAGCCTTGAGTCCCCAAGGAAATGGCGGCTCGTCAAGGAGCAAACAGGACATGGTGCTTTACATGGATTGCGCGTTGTTGTATACGGTGACTGCGCCGTCCCTTCATTG GATACGTTGAAGCGAGCTGTGAAAGCTGGGGATGGTACCATACTAGCAACCGCACCGCCTTACACGCGTTTCTTGAATCAGAACACTGATTTTGCGTTGATAAGTCCTGGGATGCCACGCGATAACGTCTGGGTACAGGAGTTCATACGCCATGAGATACCTTGTGTAGTCGCGGATTACATTGTGGAGTACGTTTGCAAACCTGGATATGCACTTGACAAGCACGTGCTCTACAATACAAACGCATGGGCAGAAAGGTCTTTCAATAAGCTTCAGCTTAGTGCTGAAGACTGA